Proteins encoded by one window of Microplitis demolitor isolate Queensland-Clemson2020A chromosome 6, iyMicDemo2.1a, whole genome shotgun sequence:
- the LOC103570652 gene encoding ER degradation-enhancing alpha-mannosidase-like protein 3 has translation MASAIWFGLLVIIINIILLIEYVKTDDFEFMKADERESLKEEARDMFYHAYNAYMSNAYPADELMPLSCKGRYRGTESDRGDIDSTLGNFSLTLVDTLDTLVVLGDLEEFENAVKLVVRDVKFDTDVIVSLFETNIRVLGGLLSGHILSEYLQVRADIMPWYRGELLNMAKDLGYRFLPAFNTTTGIPYGRINLRSGMKNVPAEMCRETCTACAGSMILEMAALSRLTGEGIFEEKAQKAMDALWKMRHRGTDLMGSVLNVHSGDWVRRDSGVGAGIDSYYEYCLKAYILLGDEKYLGRFNRHYSAVMKYVSQGPMLLDVHMHRPNTNSKNFMDALLAFWPGLQVLKGDIKPAVETHEMLYQVLQRHNFIPEAFTTDFQVHWGHHPLRPEFLESTYYLYRATGDHYYLGVGRKVLKSLQTYARVPCGYAAVSDVRTNKHDDTMESFVLSETFKYLYLLFAESSDLVLDIDEFIFTTEGHLLPLTLASLRANVSSDIDIDTVELDELDRTCPNSLHLFPASVRKPLRNMVEDVCPRRSMRRRISAAQFQANNLDHLKILSSMGITVLTMADGRMQLLHTFSNAKTMEDAEEGLIFMQEMVELNRRQTQESDKQRLTLTIKRTDIDKESILLGGPAQFGLQLTGSVKVTGKPVLTEPKEACSELTNVEMIKGNIAVIFRGNCMFIEKARIIEKAGAIGGIVLDTVIGSTIATSAMFAMSGDGLTKDDIKIPLSFLFNVEANELVRAISESNGAITVTMGNYVVDKVDKNEPDDYLSMFERLKSSVKEFLTRPSQTSDNTQSTISAPALDSNKEEMIIDKDHIRAIIPRESASKNKQSRDLVLFVKLLINKNSPSLSTNLPPISSSSSSSSSSSSSSSSSSTSSMPLPELSAFEKGWRVVKQFLINQIYLNTKFPPYQVISIGRIEIYYDWIQKERSPKNQIKSDELSTFELVTWFIDELSDTLPNFEKTDSFNSISGASKTLMQRLKTSESNVNKNDVINTDEDDNNDSDSDKVQKVDKNNIVNIMETYKIYDNLMENIQDVLKNLKSEFRNKNLDDSNSNNNNDKNIIKDNKYQDNLIVPSFINKTNQNELEEEINDEKLETNSVDSNQVDVGSDGGENNELIAADDGEVERRDNEEKIIDDSNFSNDEENVNSKENVTKKKNDEL, from the exons atggcATCAGCAATATGGTTTGGATTgttggtaataataataaatattattttattaattgaatatgtTAAAACAGAtgactttgaatttatgaaagCTGATGAACGTGAATCGTTAAAAGAAGAAGCACGTGACATGTTTTACCATGCATACAATGCCTACATGTCAAATGCATATCCAGCTGATGAATTAATGCCTTTAAGTTGTAAGGGACGTTATCGTGGTACTGAATCTGATCGTGGTGACATTGATTCAACGTTAGGTAATTTTTCTCTGACACTTGTTGACACTTTGGACACTTTGGTAGTCTTGGGTGACTTGgaagaatttgaaaatgctgTTAAATTAGTAGTACGTGATGTTAAATTTGATACTGATGTCATAGTTTCGTTGTTTGAGACAAATATACGCGTACTTGGTGGTTTACTCAGTGGTCATATTTTGTCTGAGTACTTACAAGTACGTGCTGATATTATGCCATGGTATCGTGGAGAACTATTGAACATGGCCAAAGATCTGGGGTATCGTTTTCTACCAGCATTTAACACGACGACTGGTATTCCGTATGGAAGAATAAATTTACGAAGTGGAATGAAGAATGTACCGGCTGAAATGTGCCGGGAAACTTGCACCGCTTGTGCTGGTAGCATGATTCTGGAGATGGCTGCGTTGTCCAGATTGACAGGTGAGGGAATTTTCGAAGAGAAAGCACAAAAAGCTATGGACGCGTTGTGGAAAATGCGACACAGAGGAACCGATTTGATGGGATCTGTTCTAAACGTACACTCGGGAGATTGGGTCAGAAGAGATTCGGGTGTTGGTGCTGGAATTGATTCTTACTATGAATATTGTTTGaaagcatatattttattag gtgatgaaaaatatttaggaAGATTCAATAGGCATTATTCAGCAGTTATGAAGTACGTAAGTCAAGGTCCAATGTTATTAGACGTACATATGCATCGTCCAAATacaaattcgaaaaattttatggatgCATTGTTGGCATTTTGGCCTGGTCTACAG GTACTAAAAGGCGATATTAAACCAGCAGTAGAAACACACGAAATGCTGTACCAAGTATTACAACGTCACAACTTTATTCCTGAAGCATTTACAACAGACTTTCAAGTACACTGGGGACATCATCCATTGCGTCCGGAATTTTTAGAATCAACTTATTACCTCTATCGTGCTACCGGTGATCATTATTATCTAGGAGTAGGCCGGAAAGTATTAAAAAGTCTTCAAACTTACGCACGTGTACCATGTGGTTATGCTGCAGTATCAGACGTCCGTACAAACAAACATGATGACACTATGGAGAGTTTTGTATTGTCTGaaacattcaaatatttatatttattgtttgctGAATCAAGTGATTTAGTACTTGATAtagatgaatttatttttacaactgAAGGCCATTTGCTGCCATTAACTCTAGCATCTTTACGAGCTAATGTATCTTCT gaTATAGATATCGATACAGTCGAACTTGATGAATTAGATCGTACATGTCCAAATAGTTTGCATTTATTTCCTGCATCTGTACGAAAGCCTTTACGAAATATGGTTGAAGATGTTTGCCCAAGAAGATCAATGAGACGACGTATAAGTGCCGCACAATTTCAG GCAAATAATTtggatcatttaaaaatattgagtagTATGGGTATCACTGTATTGACGATGGCTGACGGACGTATGCAATTATTACATACATTTTCAAAT gcAAAAACAATGGAAGACGCTGAAGAAGGTTTGATATTTATGCAAGAAATGGTCGAATTAAACCGCAGACAAACTCAAGAATCAGACAAACAAAGACTGACACTAACGATAAAACGTACCGATATTGATAAAGAATCAATATTATTGGGCGGACCTGCACAATTTGGATTACAATTAACGGGATCAGTTAAAGTTACTGGCAAACCTGTTTTAACGGAACCTAAAGAAGCGTGTAGTGAGTTAACGAATGTTGAAATGATTAAAGGAAATATTGCTGTTATATTTCGCGGCAACTGTATGTTTATTGAAAag gcaagaattattgaaaaagCTGGTGCTATTGGCGGTATTGTATTGGATACAGTAATTGGATCAACAATAGCAACATCTGCAATGTTTGCTATGTCAGGCGACGGTCTTACCAAAGATGATATTAAAATtccattatcatttttatttaatgttgaaGCTAATGAACTTGTACGCGCTATTAGTGAAAGTAATGGCGCTATTACTGTCACAATGG GTAATTATGTAGTGGATAAAGTCGATAAAAATGAACCtgatgattatttatcaatgttTGAACGTCTTAAGTCATCAGTAAAAGAGTTTTTAACCCGACCATCGCAAAct aGTGATAATACACAAAGTACAATAAGTGCGCCTGCATTAGACAGTAATAAAGAAgaaatgattattgataaagATCATATACGTGCAATAATTCCACGTGAGTCggcaagtaaaaataaacaatcacgtgatttagttttatttgttaaattattaattaataaaaattctccatCACTTTCTACGAACTTACCTcccatttcttcttcttcttcttcatcttcttcttcttcttcttcttcttcttcttcttctacaTCTTCGATGCCTTTACCAGAATTATCAGCATTTGAAAAAGGCTGGCGTGTAGTTAaacagtttttaataaatcaaatttatttaaatactaaattcCCGCCTTATCAAGTGATTTCTATTGGTCggattgaaatttattatgattggATCCAAAAAGAACGTAGcccaaaaaatcaaataaaaagtgaTGAATTGAGTACATTTGAATTAGTTACATGGTTTATTGATGAACTGAGTGATACTTtaccaaattttgaaaaaactgattCATTTAATTCTATTTCTGGTGCTTCTAAAACATTAATGCAAAGATTAAAAACATCTGAAtctaatgttaataaaaatgatgttaTTAATACCGATgaagatgataataatgatagtgaTAGTGATAAAGTCCAgaaagttgataaaaataatatagttaatattatggaaacatataaaatttatgataatttaatggaaaatattcaagatgttttgaaaaatttgaaatctgaatttcgtaataaaaatttagatgatagcaatagtaataataataatgataaaaatataattaaagataataaatatcaagatAACTTAATAGTAccaagttttataaataaaacaaatcaaaATGAATTAGAAGAGgaaataaatgatgaaaaattagaaactaATAGTGTTGATAGTAATCAAGTTGATGTTGGTAGTGACGGAGGTGagaataatgaattaattgcgGCAGATGATGGTGAAGTTGAAAGGAGAGATAACGAAGagaaaataattgatgataGTAATTTTAGCAATGATGAAGAGAATGTGAATAGTAAAGAGAATgtgacaaagaaaaaaaatgatgaattataa
- the LOC103570599 gene encoding multifunctional methyltransferase subunit TRM112-like protein: MKLLTHNMLTSRGLKGVTVGYPLGIVAKDIKVADIDFNSEFIARVIPKIDWNTLWKAAHSIGHVGELPQTLIQDFENNEDFLRKVHHVLLEVEVINGDLVCPESGRKFPINDGIPNMLFNEDEV; encoded by the exons atgaaattattaacgCATAATATGTTAACATCAAGAGGATTAAAAGGAGTAACTGTAGGTTATCCTCTTGGTATTGtt GCTAAAGATATTAAAGTTGCAGATATTGATTTCAATTCAGAATTTATTGCTAGAGTTATTCCTAAAATTGATTGGAATACGTTATGGAAAGCTGCACACAGT ataGGACACGTGGGAGAATTACCTCAAACATTAATACAAGATTTCGAAAATAACGAAGATTTTCTACGAAAAGTACATCATGTCTTACTAGAAGTTGAGGTTATAAACGGTGACTTGGTTTGTCCGGAATCTGGTCGGAAATTTCCAATCAACGATGGGATTCCCAACATGTTGTTTAATGAAGAcgaagtttaa
- the LOC103570598 gene encoding aminopeptidase N isoform X1 — protein sequence MTSLIFINCFLQIYLCYINDIYAMEVFNYRLPNNTRPHKYAIELEFEIFVNDLPVTGKSFINFEVLEPTDFIIFHKSSNIVIDEEYTEVIGNSNVTHQSWNPNGEFYKIKLSNNLTIGNYSLKLRWNIYNNTQDSGLFRNFDFDDQGNMRFLVGTRNLVPTYARRVFPCWDEPIYKAEFIFSIKHFTNVTVLSNMPEISNKTINADKTLTIFDKSPKLSPHSIGIVCTDYIVIKNQHNNVTFYTLISNNTIIENLLNMTNLILSLLEKYTKIPYPMPKLDVIITPEIPADGIKNLGLMIFNSEEIIYPEISSIMALYQNKKIKFVVLVEALSYQWFGNLVTPSWWNDLWLSYGISNFIASKITDQAYPNTSNSAEDWQLIEAYRSYHRSMLLSPIRFPSMLDSPTKIKMQLDTFYITRAVLIVRMLEHTITPDVYQIGLQKYLNKNKFCAVTTEDLFADLQFAYNSKFNGSLNLKKIMDPWLRYPGYPIINISHNREKKTTRIRQTNILDNYSKLLRTIPINYATKSNPNFSTAEPIIWMQQNESSITLPNVETDDWIILNIQQLNQYRVIYDEENWLRIIAYLNTESYSKIHPINRAVLITELNKKSIDAHNLKLIIDFLPYLRQEKNLLPLYSAYHLILRLTGKLTWPLVDGFSKYITFILESIIRNLKLQDYGTDNYFYKEANSLILLFSRIYCTHSNNNYCKTFANETVDYVLNNPSEEMYLHDYFYSWSLCLILNDYNAIQWDDFYSNDYPLLRDDIFMKYKYLRCAKSPQVVEKYFPKILEDDIVSNSHEFMEICNFIVKYANDDTIYILLQYYINNFDLLQERFEDESFNEVVYNMMTLLSVFIKKEDQWDELRAFIESKSSELDSQYETSVKNSMSYLHYAIINEKHKFEIIIRRKLEEIYSTTI from the exons atgacttcacttatatttattaattgttttttacaaatatatttatgttatattaATGACATATACGCAAtggaagtttttaattatcggCTACCTAACAATACAAGGCCACATAAGTACGCAATAGAACTAgaattcgaaattttcgtAAACGATTTACCAGTTACTggtaaaagttttattaatttcgaaGTTTTGGAGCCtactgattttataatttttcacaaatcTTCAAATATTGTTATTGATGAAGAGTATACGGAAGTTATCGGTAATTCTAATGTTACTCATCAATCCTGGAACCCGAATggagaattttataaaattaaacttagtAATAATCTTACTATTGGTAACTACAGTTTGAAATTACGAtggaatatttataacaatactCAAGATTCTGGATTATTtcgtaattttgattttgatgaTCAAGGTAATAtgag ATTTTTAGTTGGTACTAGAAATTTAGTACCAACATACGCACGACGAGTTTTTCCATGTTGGGATGAACCAATTTATAAAgctgaatttatattttcaataaaacattttacaaATGTAACTGTACTATCAAATATGCCggaaattagtaataaaacaataaatgctGATAAAACTTTAACCATTTTCGATAAATCACCAAAATTATCACCACATTCGATTGGTATTGTATGTACGGACTatattgtcattaaaaatcaacacaaCAATGTAACCTTCTATACACTAATAAGTAATAACACGATAATTGAAAACCTTTTGAATATGacgaatttaattttgtcattGTTGGAAAAGTATACGAAAATTCCGTATCCTATGCCAAAATTAGACGTGATAATTACACCAGAGATACCAGCcgatggaattaaaaatttgggtCTCATgatttttaa ctctgaagaaataatttatccagaaatttcatcaataatGGCACTTTatcagaacaaaaaaataaaatttgttgtattAGTTGAAGCATTAAGCTATCAATGGTTTGGTAACTTGGTGACACCATCTTGGTGGAATGATTTATGGTTATCTTATGGAATCAGTAACTTCATAGCTTCCAAAATCACTGAtcag GCTTATCCAAATACGAGTAATAGTGCAGAAGACTGGCAATTAATTGAAGCGTATAGATCATATCACCGTTCAATGTTATTGTCACCAATAAGATTTCCATCAATGTTAGACAGtccaacaaaaataaaaatgcaattAGACACATTTTATATCACTAGAGCTGTGCTAATTGTCAGAATGTTAGAGCACACAATAACACCGGATGTTTATCAAATTGGACTACAgaaatatctcaataaaaa taaattttgtGCAGTTACAACAGAAGATTTATTCGCTGATTTGCAATTTGCATACAACAGTAAATTCAATGGatcattaaatttgaaaaaaataatggatcCCTGGCTACGGTATCCTGGCTACCCCATCATCAATATCTCCCATAaccgtgaaaaaaaaacgactcgAATAAGACAGACAAATATTCTAGataattattcgaaattaTTACGgactattcctataaattatgcAACTAAATCAAATCCAAACTTTTCAACTGCAGAACCTATTATTTGGATGCAACAAAATGAATCTTCAATTACTTTGCCAAATGTAGAAACTGATGATtggattattttgaatattcaacaattaa ATCAATATCGAGTTATATATGATGAAGAAAATTGGCTTCGTATAATTGCTTATTTAAATActgaaagttattcaaaaatccATCCAATAAATCGTGCTGTTCTTATTActgaattgaataaaaagtcAATTGACGctcataatttaaaacttatcatAGATTTTTTGCCATATCTacgtcaagaaaaaaatttattgccaCTTTATAGCGCTTATCATCTGATATTACGTTTAACTGGAAAATTAACCTGGCCACTAGTTGATGGTTTCAGCAAATACATAACTTTCATTTTGGAATCCATAATCAGAAATCTCAAGTTACAAGATTATGGAActgataattacttttacaaAGAAGCTAACtccttaatattattattttcacggATTTATTGTACccacagtaataataattactgtaagaCATTCGCCAATGAAACTGTTGATTATGTTCTAAACAATCCGTCTGAAGAAAT GTATCTGcacgattatttttattcatggaGTTTGTGTTTAATACTAAATGATTACAATGCTATACAATGGgatgatttttattcaaatgattATCCATTATTACGTgatgatatatttatgaaatataaatatttacgttGTGCTAAATCACCTCAagttgttgaaaaatattttccaaaaattttagaagATGATATTGTCAGTAATTCTCATGAGTTTATggaaatatgtaattttattgtgAAATACGCTAATGAtgatacaatttatattttattacaatattatattaataattttgatttacttCAAgaaag